GTGCCCCGCGTCGAGCGCCTGCCGTACGACCTCCTGGCCGACGCCGCCCGTGGCACCGAACACCGTGATCTTCATGGAAACCCCCATGGTCGAAGAAGGTGGAACAGGTGGTGGGTGAGTACTCACTCACCACTCGCTTCGGCTATGGTGAGTGAATGCTCACCTCGAAGTCAAGCCGTCCCACCCCGGAGCGGCTGCTCGACGCCGCCGAGCAGCTGATGCGCACCAGCGGCCTGGCCAGTGCCACCACGAAGGCCATCGCCCGGGAAGCCGGCTGCTCGGAGGCCGCGCTCTACAAGCACTTCACGAACAAGGAAGAGCTCTTCGTGCGCGTGCTGATGGAGCGCACCCCCAACGCGGGCCCGCTCATGGCCGCCCTGCAGGAAGGTGCGGGGGAACGGGGCGTCGAGGAGGGGCTCACCGAGATCGCCCGGCACGCCGCGCTCTTCTACGCCGACGCCATGCCCATGGCGGCCTCGCTCTTCGCCGAACCGGCGCTGCTCACCCGCCACCGCGAGGGCATCCAGGAGATGGGGGCGGGACCGCACGTGGTGCTGGACGCGCTGGCGGGGAGGCTGCGGCGCGAGCTCGACGCCGGCCGCCTGCGGTCCGACGCCGATCCGCGCGCGGCCGCCGCGCTCCTACTGGGCGCGTGCTTCCAGCGGGCCTTCTTCCTGCACTTCTCCGGCGCCCATGTGGTCCAGCCGGTCGAGGAGTTCGCCCCGGCCGTGGCCCGGACCGTGTGGGCCGCTATCCGCTGAGCTCGGCGGCGTACGGGGGCTCCGCGCCGGCCCGGGTACAGGTCAGTGCGGCCGCGTGCGCGGCGTACGCCAGGACGTCCGGCCAGTCCACCGGCTCGCCCGGCGGCGCCGCCGCGATCCGGTGCAGGAGGGCCGCGTTGACGGTGTCGCCCGCCCCGATGGTGTCCGCCACCGCGATCCGGCGGGCCGGTACCGAGTGCTCCGCGCCCTCGCGCGTCCAGACCGTCAGGCCCGCC
This genomic window from Streptomyces sp. NBC_01351 contains:
- a CDS encoding TetR/AcrR family transcriptional regulator, coding for MLTSKSSRPTPERLLDAAEQLMRTSGLASATTKAIAREAGCSEAALYKHFTNKEELFVRVLMERTPNAGPLMAALQEGAGERGVEEGLTEIARHAALFYADAMPMAASLFAEPALLTRHREGIQEMGAGPHVVLDALAGRLRRELDAGRLRSDADPRAAAALLLGACFQRAFFLHFSGAHVVQPVEEFAPAVARTVWAAIR